In Aedes albopictus strain Foshan chromosome 3, AalbF5, whole genome shotgun sequence, the following are encoded in one genomic region:
- the LOC134289452 gene encoding uncharacterized protein LOC134289452, which produces MIMISAGQCQEQMILFLRFEMEKKQQVQKRLLMMSLKEAYMIFVDMYKTVNIGFTVFTQLRPKHCILVDSTGIHNVCICTIHENVNLMFNSIRIVSQDEIIQKMLCDISTRTDNCFFRACEKCACNEHIEEELTLILESNDKEEIIFQQWLNTDRCNLETIIKPVDEFVPYLVDKIDKLITHDFIHKQQSSFLINKKDTLKDDEILAICDFSENYSFIIQNAAQGYHWNNSQATIHPFEIYYIKDNKLVNVSFIIISEVMAHDTVAVQLFISKMIDFMKQLTNFSKIYFMSDGAASQYKNKKNFASLCRFQSKHALRAEWHFFCNVPRLRSM; this is translated from the coding sequence atgataatgatatcagcaggccaatgccaggaacaaatgattttgtttctgaggttcgaaatggaaaaaaaacaacaagttcaaaaacgacttttgatgatgtcgctcaaagaggcttatatgatttttgtagatatgtacaaaactgtgaatattggtttcacagtatttacacagttgcgaccaaagcattgtattttagttgattctactggtatacataatgtatgcatatgtactattcatgaaaatgtaaatttaatgttcaacagtataagaattgtgtcacaagatgaaataatacaaaaaatgctttgcgatatttccaccagaacagataattgctttttccgtgcttgtgaaaagtgtgcttgtaatgaacacattgaagaggaacttacattgatattagaatcaaatgacaaagaagagattatatttcagcagtggttgaatactgatcgctgtaatttagaaacgattattaaacctgttgatgaatttgttccgtatcttgttgataaaattgacaaacttataacacacgactttattcataaacaacaatcatcatttctcataaataaaaaagatacattaaaggatgatgaaattcttgcgatttgtgatttctctgaaaactattcattcataattcaaaacgctgctcaaggatatcattggaacaactcgcaagcaacaatacacccatttgaaatttactatattaaagataataaacttgtaaatgttagcttcattatcatatcggaagtaatggctcacgatacagttgcggtccagttgttcatctcaaaaatgatagattttatgaaacaattaacgaacttttctaaaatttattttatgtctgatggggcagcatcacaatacaaaaataagaagaactttgctagtctatgtagattccagtcaaagcatgcattaagagcagaatggcattttttttgcaacgtcccacggctaaggtccatgtga